In the genome of Populus nigra chromosome 9, ddPopNigr1.1, whole genome shotgun sequence, one region contains:
- the LOC133702899 gene encoding uncharacterized protein LOC133702899 isoform X1, with the protein MAEDLALDLQELRQLGSIAKRPRVVSLISSEISHLEKLSKEHVSDPHATSTPIQTPISSGVKLPSSLAINYVTLGSFSWDQDNDKVKIYVSLEGVGREKIESEFQAMSFDVKFHDVQGKNYRCAIPKLNKEIVPEKCLVVVKPKRVIITLFKASKGNWLDIHFKDDKLKPNLDEKRDPMAGIMDLMKNMYDEGDEDMKRTIAKAWTDARSGNAADPLKGYR; encoded by the exons atggccgAAGATTTGGCGTTGGATTTACAAGAGTTGAGGCAGTTAGGGAGCATCGCGAAAAGGCCTCGTGTCGTTTCTCTCATCTCCTCTGAGATTAGCCACTTGGAgaag TTATCAAAGGAACATGTTTCTGATCCACATGCAACTTCTACTCCTATTCAAACTCCTATCTCATCTGGGGTTAAGCTGCCTTCATCCCTTGCAATTAATTATGTTACGCTTGGATCGTTCAGTTGGGATCAGGACAATGATAAAGTCAAG ATATATGTCTCTCTAGAGGGTGTCGGGAGAGAAAAGATTGAGTCGGAGTTCCAGGCAATGTCATTTGATGTTAAATTCCATGATGTCCAAGGAAAGAACTATCGATGTGCTATACCAAAACTGAACAAGGAGATTGTACCAGAGAAATGCTTAGTGGTGGTTAAGCCTAAAAGAGTGATCATCACATTGTTTAAAGCTTCAAAGGGGAACTGGTTAGACATACATTTCAAGGACGATAAG CTAAAACCAAATCTGGATGAGAAACGAGATCCTATGGCTGGAATTATGGACTTAATGAAG AATATGTATGATGAAGGGGATGAAGACATGAAACGAACGATTGCAAAAGCATGGACTGATGCAAGATCTGGGAATGCAGCTGACCCTTTGAAGGGGTATCGTTAA
- the LOC133702899 gene encoding uncharacterized protein LOC133702899 isoform X2: MAEDLALDLQELRQLGSIAKRPRVVSLISSEISHLEKIYVSLEGVGREKIESEFQAMSFDVKFHDVQGKNYRCAIPKLNKEIVPEKCLVVVKPKRVIITLFKASKGNWLDIHFKDDKLKPNLDEKRDPMAGIMDLMKNMYDEGDEDMKRTIAKAWTDARSGNAADPLKGYR; the protein is encoded by the exons atggccgAAGATTTGGCGTTGGATTTACAAGAGTTGAGGCAGTTAGGGAGCATCGCGAAAAGGCCTCGTGTCGTTTCTCTCATCTCCTCTGAGATTAGCCACTTGGAgaag ATATATGTCTCTCTAGAGGGTGTCGGGAGAGAAAAGATTGAGTCGGAGTTCCAGGCAATGTCATTTGATGTTAAATTCCATGATGTCCAAGGAAAGAACTATCGATGTGCTATACCAAAACTGAACAAGGAGATTGTACCAGAGAAATGCTTAGTGGTGGTTAAGCCTAAAAGAGTGATCATCACATTGTTTAAAGCTTCAAAGGGGAACTGGTTAGACATACATTTCAAGGACGATAAG CTAAAACCAAATCTGGATGAGAAACGAGATCCTATGGCTGGAATTATGGACTTAATGAAG AATATGTATGATGAAGGGGATGAAGACATGAAACGAACGATTGCAAAAGCATGGACTGATGCAAGATCTGGGAATGCAGCTGACCCTTTGAAGGGGTATCGTTAA